In Embleya scabrispora, the DNA window TTCTGCTGGTCACCGCGTGCGTCCCGATCGGGTTCGGCCTGCTCGACCTGGCCGATCTGGGCCTGTCCACCCTCTGGGGCGCCGTGCTCTGGGGCGGGCTGACCCTGTTCGTGGTCCTGGCCTACGCGCTCTATCAGTACCGAAAGTTGTCGATCGGCCCCAACGGCCTGGTCTTCCACGGCCTGTTCCGCACCCGCGGTCTGCGCTGGGAGGAGATCGGCGCGGTCGAGGCGAAGCTCAAGGTCGGCACCGGCGACGCCCCGAGCTACGCGGTGGTGCGCTGCACGATGCGCGACGGCTCCCGGAAGCAGCACACGATCAACTTCCTGGACAAGGACACGCTGCCCTATCTGGCGGTGGACCTGCGCTGGTACGCCGCACCGCGCGGCATCGCGGTCCGGGTGCTGGGCACCGACGAGGTGGTCCGTGCCGTCGACCTCGTGGAGGGCGGCGCCCGGGGGTGACGTTCCACCCGCCCGATGTCGCCCGTCCGCCGAATCGGTCGGCCGATTCCGCCACCGATCCCGCCCCGCGAGCGTCCTCCCTGGTGAGCCCGCACGGATCGGGGGCACAAGCAGAATGATCCACAACGATCGAGGACGGACAATCCAGGACGGAACGGCGACCGGGTGCACGGTTCGACAGGGACGGGTGAGGTTTTTCGTGTTCTTGGACGGTTTTGACCGTGATGCGGCAATACCTTGTGGGGATGGAACAGCGCAGCCGAGCGGGAGCGCGTCCCGTCCCGCCCCGGAATCCCCCGAAGCGGTCTTCCGTGCCGGCGCCGGGACGAGGTGAGCCGGTGCGTCGTCGACCGCCGACCGGCCCGCCCCCACCCGCCGCGGGCCCACCGCCGGCCGAGCGCGGGCAGACGGAGCGCGCGGCCCGGCCCCGACGCGCCCACCCGCAGCGGCCCGGCCGTCCACAGTCCCGCCCCGCCCCGTCCCGGCGCCCGCCCGGTGCCTCCGGCCCGTACCGACCGGCCTCCACCGGCGGCCTCACCGCCGCGGGCGCGGCCGTGTTCGGCCTCGGCGGCACCCTGCTCGGCGGCCTCGTCGACCACCTGGCGACCGACCGCCTCGGCGTCGTGTTCGGCCTCGCGTTCCTGATCAGCTCCGTCTTCGTGGCCTGGAAGGTACGCGCGCAGGACTGGATCGCCGCCATCATCGCGCCGCCGATCGCCTTCGCCGTGACCGTCGTGCTGGTCAGCACCCTCCTCGGCGACGACACCCAGGAGAGCTACCTCACCCGGGTCGGCCTGGACCTGCTCACCGCGCTGTCCTTCAAGGCCGGCCTGCTGTGGGGCGGTACCGCCCTGGCCACCGTCGTGGTCCTGGTCAAACGCCGCCTGGCCGACCGCGCCTGAGCGCCCACCCGCACCCCGCCTCCGCCCGGCCCGAAACCCGAAAGGGCCCGCCCGAGCGCACCCGGACGGGCCCCACACGTCGCGCCCACGCGCCCACCACTCAGGCGTTGCGCAGATCCCGTCGCAACTCCTGCGGCAACGCGAACTGCAGCCGCTCCTCGACCGAGCGGTGGATGTGCACGTCGCCGAAGCCGCGCTCGGCGAGCCAGGCCAGCACACCGTCGACCAGCACCTCGGGCACCGAGGCCCCGGAGGTGACGCCGACCGTGCCGACCCCCTCCAGCCACTCCTCCTTCAGCTCCTCCGCGTAGTCGACCAGGTACGACGCGCGCGCACCCGCCTCCAACGCGACCTCGACCAGCCGCACCGAGTTGGACGAGTTGGTCGAGCCGACCACGATCACCAGGTCCGATTCGGCGGCGATCTGCTTGACCGCGACCTGGCGGTTCTGCGTCGCGTAGCAGATGTCGTCGCTGGGCGGGTCGATCAGCAGCGGCAGCCGCTTGCGCAGCTCCTTGACGGTGGCCACGGTCTCGTCCACGGACAGCGTGGTCTGGGACAACCACGCCACCTTCGACGGGTCGCGCACCTCGACGTTCGCGACGCCCTCGGGCCCGTCCACCAGGTGGATGTGGTCGGGCGCCTCGCCGGAGGTGCCGATCACCTCCTCGTGGCCCTCGTGGCCGATCAGGAGGATGTCGTAGCCCTCCTCGGCGAAGCGCACGGCCTCCTTGTGCACCTTGGTCACGAGCGGACACGTGGCGTCGATCGTGCGCAGCGAGCGGGCCGCCGCCTCCTCGTGCACCACGGGGGCCACCCCGTGCGCGGAGAAGACGACCGTGGCGCCCTCGGGCACCTCCGCCGTCTCGTCCACGAAGATCGCCCCACGCTTCTCCAGCGTCTCGACGACGTATTTGTTGTGCACGATCTGCTTGCGCACGTACACCGGCGCACCGTACAGATCGAGGGCCTTCTCGACGGTCTCGACGGCTCGGTCGACGCCCGCGCAGTAGCCCCGGGGGGCGGCGAGCAGGACGCGGCTGGTTGACGACATGGATCCATCGTACGGGCGCCGATCGGTGATCCATCGGCGTCCGCACGCCAAAGCGCACGTAATAGGGTCCTTTGGTCGGGGCCGGCTTCGAACCTGCCGTACCCGTGCCCGCCCACGCCGTCCACGGGAAGACGTCGGATGCCCTTCAGCTCAGCGGAACGGCCCGGAAACGACACCTCGGCCGATGGGGCACCGGCGAAACGGCGCCGGGTCAGCTGGGATCTGCTGCGGGTGGCGTTCGTGGCGCTGGTCCTGCTCTTCCACGGCACCTACCTGGCCCGCCAGTGGCATCCCGAGCTGGTCGCCCGCCCGATCGTGTTCCCGTACCAGCTCGGCGCGAGCCTGCTCCTGGTCGTCTCCGGCTACTTCGCGGCGCACTCGCTGCGCCGAGGGGACGTGGTCCGCTGGTGGGTCGGCCGGATGGCGCGGATGGTGCCCGCCTTCCTGGTCGGCGTCCTGGGCACCTCGCTGTTCCTGCGGTTGTGCGCGCCGCCCGGGTGGTACGCGCCGGACCTGCGCGACGTGCTGGCCAACCTGGCCATGTTGTGGAACTGGAAACCGCAGACCTACACCTATGTGGACGCGGCCTATTGGACGATTCCGCTACAGCTCCTCTGGTTCACCGCGATCTTCGCGCTGTGGCGTTGGCGTCGGGTGCACGGCGACGCGACGGCCCGGGCGTTGTGGACGGTGCTGCTGATCGAGATGTTCCTGCTGCCGATCCGGCTGCATCTGCAATCGGAGGCGTTCCGCACCCTCTACGACGGGTTCGGGTTGTACCGCGTGCACCTGTTCGTGGCGGGCATCGTCGTGCACCTGTGGTCGCGGCGGCGGGTGCGCGGCGCGCACGCGGTACTGCTGCTGGGCGCCTGTACGCTCGCGCATCTGTGCCAGACCCGGCACGTGTCCTGGAGCGTCGGGCTGGCCGTCGGCATCGCCGCCATCTGCCTGGCGGCGCTCGGCCCGGACTGGAACCGCTTCCTGCCCGGATGGGCCGGCCGAATGCTCGAGTGGACCGCCGGCATCACCTACGCGGTCTACCTGGTGCACCAGTCGATCGGTTACGTGGTGATGCGCCGCCTCCAGGACCACGGCGTCGGCGCGTGGGGCCAACTCCTGGCGCTGGGCCTGCTCGCGATCGGGCTCGGCTGGCTGCTCACGGTGCTGGTGGAGCGCCCCGCGCATCGGGCGATCATGCGCGGCTTCGACCGGCTGCGCCCGCAGTCCTGAACCCCGACCGCCCGGCGCCGCCGCGCCGCCTCACAGGGAGTACTTGGCGAAGAAGGCCCACATCAGGTCGTTCGCCGAGATCTCCTGGTTGATCCGCCCGAAGCCGCGTACCTCGACCCCGGCCGCGCCCGGCCAGGTGTGCCCCGCGTCGGACTGGGTGTACAGGACCACCGCCGTGCCACCGGCGCAGTCGCCGTACGTCGTGCGCTCGACGTGCCGGGACACGCGCGTGCGCACCGGTTTGCCCGGGCAGCCGTCGATCCCGGCCCAGCGCCGCGCCGCCTCGGGCACCGGATACGTCCAGCGCGAGGCTGGCCCGCCGTCGTAGGGGTTCGCCTGGTCGGCCAGCCCGTGGAAGGTCAGCACCGGGACGGGCCGGATCGGCCGACACGGCGCCGGCCGGGCCCCGTCCGTGCCGTCCGCGCGCAGGCCCGCCACGGGGGCGATCGCCGCTATCCGCCGGCTGAGCGTGCATCCCAGCAGCGACGTCATCCGCGCACCGCCGGAGAACCCGGTCGCGTACACCCGCCGGTCGTCCAGGCACAACGCGCGGTCCAGCGCGTCCAGCGCGGCGCCCACGAACCCGACCTCGTCCCGACCGCCCGCCGCGGCCGGATGCCCGCCGTACAGCGGCACACCGGGGATGTTCCAGGCCCGCCCGGGCCCGCTGCCCGGATACTTCAACCCGCCCTCGGGGATCGCGACGACGAATCCGTGGCGCTCGGCGGACGCACCCATCCCGGTGATCGCCATCTGCGCCGGGCCGGTGCTGTTGCTGCCGTGCAGGTTGAGCACCAGCGGCCGGGGATCGGTGCCGTCGTAGCTCTGCGGCAGGTACGCCTGGACCCGAAAGGTCTCGCCGGAGAAGGACACGGGCACGCTCACCCACCCCTGCCGGTCGCGCCCGTCACAACCGACGTCCACCGCGGCGGAACGGGCCCGCGCGGCGGGATCGCTCGCGTGCGCGGTCAGTCGGGACAGCGCGAACACGGCGAGTACGGCGGCGACCGCGGCGAACACCGCGAGCGCGCGACCCACCCCCCGCAGGCCCGGGTACCGGAATCCCGCCACACCCCACCCCACCTCGTTCGGCGACCCGGGTCCGGATCCGGTCCGTTCGGGAAGCATGTCCCCGAAGACAGACGCTCGCGAACCGACAAAGGTTGCCTGCTACGGCGTCCGCTCGGCACGTAGAGTTGTCCGCCATGACCGGGACCCGCATCGTCGTCGGCGCCGCGATCCTCCACCGGGGACGCCTGCTGGCCGCCTGCCGCAGCGCGCCCGCCGCGTTGGCGGGCGGTTGGGAGTTCCCCGGCGGCAAGGTCGAGCCGGGCGAGGACGAGACCGCCGCGCTGGTGCGCGAATGCCGCGAGGAGCTGGGCGTGACCGTGCGCCCGGTGCGCCGGTTGCCCGGTGCGTGGCCGCTCGGGAAAGGGTACGTGTTGCACGTGTGGCTCGCCGACCTGGTCTCGGGGGAGCCGCGCCCGCTCCAGGACCACTCGGAAGTGCGGTGGCTCGCCCCGGCCGCCGTGGCGGACCTGGACTGGCTGGCGGCGGATCGACCGGCGGTGGACCTGGTCGCGGCCGTCATGGGTGAGCCGGCTACCGGAAAGCGGGTCATAGGTGACGAATCGCTGCCGATGCGTAGATAAGGTCGACGTGGCCGTGCCCGCGGGTCGGGCTTGAGATGGTGATCAACCGGGAAAACGGTCCGGAGTAGCAGCGACAAAGGAATCCGCCGTCCATGGAGCAGCGCCGAGAAGTCGACGGGAATCCGGGGGACCCGGCCCGGCGCTCGACGGCGCCCGGATCCCTGTTCGATCTCGTCCCGTCGGCCACCTGGGTGCTCGACGCCGAGGGCCGGATCGTGATGTGGAGCGCCGCCGCCGAGCAGCTGTTCGGCTACCGGCGCGAGGACATCCTCGGCGCCCGCGCGGTCGACCTGGTGCATCCGCCGTTCACCCCCGCGCAGCAGGCCGCCACGACCGACGCGGTGGCCGGCGTCGACGTGTTCGCCGGGCTGTACACGATGCGGCGCGGCGACGGCACGCTGTGCACGGTCGAGTCGCGGGCGGCCTTCGCCGAGGACCTGGACGGCAACCGGTTCGTGCTGATCACCTCGATGGACTCGGTGGTGGTGCACAAGGTCGAGGCCGACCTCGCGATCCGCGAGGCGCTGTTCGACCAGTCGCCGATCGGGGTGGGCATCTTCGACGCCGACCTGCGCTACGTCGCGGTCAACGACGCGCTCGCCGCGATCAACCGCATGCCGGTCGAGGCGCACATCGGGCGCCGGCTCGAAGAGGTCCGTCCCGGGATGGACACCGAGCGGGTGCGCACCATCCAGCAGCGCGTCCTGGAGACCGGCGAGCCCGTGGTCGACTCGCGCATCTTCGGCCCGATCCCCGTCGACGGCAGCCCGCGCACGGTGTGGTCGATGTCGTACAACCGCCTGGAGGCGCCCGGCGGCCGGATCCTGGGCATCAGCTGCTCGCTGATCGACGTGACCGAGCGGCACTACGCGATGGTCAAGGTCGACGCCGCGCGCAAGCGGCTCGCGCTGCTGAACGAGGCCGGCACCCGGCTCGGCGCCACCCTGGACATCCCCCGCATCGCGGAGGAGCTGACCGCGTCGGTGGTGCCCGGATTCGCCGACCTGGCCGCGGTGGACCTGCTGGAGGCGATCGTGCAGGGCGAGGAGATCCCGCCCGGCGCGCACGCCGAGAAGGCCCGCCTGCAACGCGTCGCCTCGCGCGGCGCGCGCCCGGGGCGGTACACCGACGAACTGCTGCGCCAGGGCAGCACGTTGGTCTACGCGGCCGACTCCACGTTCGGCCGCTGCCTGCGCACGGGCGGCTCGTACCTGATGCGCAACGTGCAGGACGAGATGTACGACGAGCTGATCCACGACCCGACCCGGGCCGAGGCGGCGCGGGCCCTCGGCCTGCATACGATGATCGTGGTCCCGCTCAGCGCCCGGGGCGTGGTGCTCGGCACGCTCTTGCTCGGGCGCGGCGAGGGCCGCCCCGCCTTCGACCCCGACGACCTGACCCTGGCCACCGAACTGGGCTCGCGCGCGGCGGTGTCGGTGGACAACGCGCGGCTGTACCACCACCAGCGCGAGACCGCGGTGATGCTCCAGCGCAGCCTGCTTCCGCAAAACCTCCCGGACCTGCCGGGCATCGCGGTCGCGCACCGCTACCTGCCGGGCAGCTCCGTCACCGAGGTCGGCGGCGACTGGTACGACGTGATCCCGCTGTCCGGCGGCCGGATCGGGCTCGTGGTCGGCGACGTGATGGGCCACGGGGTGCACGCGGCGGCCGTGATGGGCCAGTTGCGCACCGCCGTGCGCACCCTCGCGGGGCTGGAACTGCCGCCCGCCGAGGTGCTGGGGCATCTGGACGACATCGTGGTGGGGCTCGGGGAACTGCACTACGCGACGTGTGTCTACGTGGTCTACGACCCCGTCGCGCGTACCTGCGAGTTCGCCAGCGCGGGGCACATGCCGCCGATCCTGGTGCCGCCGACGGGTCGGCCCCGGGTGGTCGACAACCCGCCGGGCACGGTGCTCGGGGTGGGCGGACTGGGCTTCGAACAGGGCGACTTCGCGGTCGAGTCCGGCAGCACACTGGTGCTGTACACCGACGGCCTGGTGGAGACCCGGGACCGCTCGCTCGACGTCGGCATCGGCCTGCTGTGCGACGCCTTGGCGGGCCCGCCGGGGCCCCTGGAGCGCACCGCCGACCGGATCGTCGCGGACGTGCACGAGGAGCCCGGATTCGACGACGTGGCCCTCCTGGTGGCCCGCCTGGACGCCCTCGCCGAGGACTCGGTCGCCTCGTGGTGGTTGCCGGCCGAACCCGCCGTGGTCTCCCGAGCCCGCGAGCTGAGCCGCAAGACGCTCACCGAATGGGGCCTGGACGCCCTGGTCGACATCACCGAACTGCTGGTCAGCGAACTCGTCACCAACGCGCTGCGCTACGGCGCGGGCCCGATCCGGCTGCGCCTGCTGCGTGGTCGGGCCCTGCTGTGCGAGGTCGCCGACGCGGGCACCACCCTGCCCCGCATGCGCGAGGCCGACGACACCGACGAGGGCGGCCGGGGCCTGCAACTGGTCAACCAGCTCGCCGAACGCTGGGGCAGCCGAAAATCCGGCCACGGCAAGACGGTCTGGTTCGAACTCCCGCTCCCGGAATAGCCGTTGCGGGCTTCGGGGCGTTCCGCTGCCTACAAGTGCCGCCCGCGTCGACGCGGGCGGCACGGCGCTCAGGCCCGGCGCGGCCGGGGAGCCGACTCGCGCATCCGGGCGACGCCGCGAACCAGGGCCCGGTTCAAACGCCTCGCCAACGGGCGTTCGATTCCGTGGTGCAGGAGCCACGAGGCCACGATCATCACGAGGACGACCGCGCCCAGCACCACGAAGGCCGAGCGACCCGGGCGGTCGAGGGCGTGGATGAGGGTCCAGCCGATGTTCTCGTGGAGCAGGTAGAGCGGATAGGTGAGGGCACCGAGAGCGCTCAGCCCGGACCAGGTGACGCGGTCCAGCAGACCCAGAGCGAGGGCGATCATCACCGCGTAGAAGACGGTGACCAAGCCCATGCAGATCGTCGCGGACAGGTGCGGGTGGTTCGCGTCCACCTGGCGCGGGATCTCCACGACGGTCGAATGCAAGGCCAGCAACCAGGACATGCCCACGATGCCCCACAGCAGCGGGTCCGGGCCGAACCGGCGGACCAGGTACAGCGCGACGCCGCCGATGAAGAACGGGGCGAACTTCGGCTGGACGACGGATCGCAGGAGTTCGTCCCCGCTCGACGCGACCACCACCGCGGCCACCGTCCACGACACGCAGAACAGGACCGTACGCCGGTAGGTCACACCGCGGCCGAACCCGACCACGAGGGCGAAGAGCAGGTAGAA includes these proteins:
- a CDS encoding alpha/beta hydrolase family esterase, which translates into the protein MAGFRYPGLRGVGRALAVFAAVAAVLAVFALSRLTAHASDPAARARSAAVDVGCDGRDRQGWVSVPVSFSGETFRVQAYLPQSYDGTDPRPLVLNLHGSNSTGPAQMAITGMGASAERHGFVVAIPEGGLKYPGSGPGRAWNIPGVPLYGGHPAAAGGRDEVGFVGAALDALDRALCLDDRRVYATGFSGGARMTSLLGCTLSRRIAAIAPVAGLRADGTDGARPAPCRPIRPVPVLTFHGLADQANPYDGGPASRWTYPVPEAARRWAGIDGCPGKPVRTRVSRHVERTTYGDCAGGTAVVLYTQSDAGHTWPGAAGVEVRGFGRINQEISANDLMWAFFAKYSL
- a CDS encoding acyltransferase family protein, translated to MKIAISLRRRPDSARPGPAAGATAPGPVGPPAAPPAPPTSPRRLAALDGLRFLAALMVVLYHYAGYAGGIGTGAWNGKSTAVLFPTLSGIAAYGWLGVELFFLISGFVICMSSWGRTLGDFFRSRVVRLYPAYWAAVLMTAVVLRLWPTVRGAPGPGDVLTNLTMLHEALGVRHVDGVYWTLWAELRFYLLFALVVGFGRGVTYRRTVLFCVSWTVAAVVVASSGDELLRSVVQPKFAPFFIGGVALYLVRRFGPDPLLWGIVGMSWLLALHSTVVEIPRQVDANHPHLSATICMGLVTVFYAVMIALALGLLDRVTWSGLSALGALTYPLYLLHENIGWTLIHALDRPGRSAFVVLGAVVLVMIVASWLLHHGIERPLARRLNRALVRGVARMRESAPRPRRA
- a CDS encoding SpoIIE family protein phosphatase gives rise to the protein MEQRREVDGNPGDPARRSTAPGSLFDLVPSATWVLDAEGRIVMWSAAAEQLFGYRREDILGARAVDLVHPPFTPAQQAATTDAVAGVDVFAGLYTMRRGDGTLCTVESRAAFAEDLDGNRFVLITSMDSVVVHKVEADLAIREALFDQSPIGVGIFDADLRYVAVNDALAAINRMPVEAHIGRRLEEVRPGMDTERVRTIQQRVLETGEPVVDSRIFGPIPVDGSPRTVWSMSYNRLEAPGGRILGISCSLIDVTERHYAMVKVDAARKRLALLNEAGTRLGATLDIPRIAEELTASVVPGFADLAAVDLLEAIVQGEEIPPGAHAEKARLQRVASRGARPGRYTDELLRQGSTLVYAADSTFGRCLRTGGSYLMRNVQDEMYDELIHDPTRAEAARALGLHTMIVVPLSARGVVLGTLLLGRGEGRPAFDPDDLTLATELGSRAAVSVDNARLYHHQRETAVMLQRSLLPQNLPDLPGIAVAHRYLPGSSVTEVGGDWYDVIPLSGGRIGLVVGDVMGHGVHAAAVMGQLRTAVRTLAGLELPPAEVLGHLDDIVVGLGELHYATCVYVVYDPVARTCEFASAGHMPPILVPPTGRPRVVDNPPGTVLGVGGLGFEQGDFAVESGSTLVLYTDGLVETRDRSLDVGIGLLCDALAGPPGPLERTADRIVADVHEEPGFDDVALLVARLDALAEDSVASWWLPAEPAVVSRARELSRKTLTEWGLDALVDITELLVSELVTNALRYGAGPIRLRLLRGRALLCEVADAGTTLPRMREADDTDEGGRGLQLVNQLAERWGSRKSGHGKTVWFELPLPE
- a CDS encoding 4-hydroxy-3-methylbut-2-enyl diphosphate reductase, producing the protein MSSTSRVLLAAPRGYCAGVDRAVETVEKALDLYGAPVYVRKQIVHNKYVVETLEKRGAIFVDETAEVPEGATVVFSAHGVAPVVHEEAAARSLRTIDATCPLVTKVHKEAVRFAEEGYDILLIGHEGHEEVIGTSGEAPDHIHLVDGPEGVANVEVRDPSKVAWLSQTTLSVDETVATVKELRKRLPLLIDPPSDDICYATQNRQVAVKQIAAESDLVIVVGSTNSSNSVRLVEVALEAGARASYLVDYAEELKEEWLEGVGTVGVTSGASVPEVLVDGVLAWLAERGFGDVHIHRSVEERLQFALPQELRRDLRNA
- a CDS encoding acyltransferase family protein, whose translation is MPFSSAERPGNDTSADGAPAKRRRVSWDLLRVAFVALVLLFHGTYLARQWHPELVARPIVFPYQLGASLLLVVSGYFAAHSLRRGDVVRWWVGRMARMVPAFLVGVLGTSLFLRLCAPPGWYAPDLRDVLANLAMLWNWKPQTYTYVDAAYWTIPLQLLWFTAIFALWRWRRVHGDATARALWTVLLIEMFLLPIRLHLQSEAFRTLYDGFGLYRVHLFVAGIVVHLWSRRRVRGAHAVLLLGACTLAHLCQTRHVSWSVGLAVGIAAICLAALGPDWNRFLPGWAGRMLEWTAGITYAVYLVHQSIGYVVMRRLQDHGVGAWGQLLALGLLAIGLGWLLTVLVERPAHRAIMRGFDRLRPQS
- a CDS encoding (deoxy)nucleoside triphosphate pyrophosphohydrolase — encoded protein: MTGTRIVVGAAILHRGRLLAACRSAPAALAGGWEFPGGKVEPGEDETAALVRECREELGVTVRPVRRLPGAWPLGKGYVLHVWLADLVSGEPRPLQDHSEVRWLAPAAVADLDWLAADRPAVDLVAAVMGEPATGKRVIGDESLPMRR
- a CDS encoding DUF6542 domain-containing protein; this encodes MRRRPPTGPPPPAAGPPPAERGQTERAARPRRAHPQRPGRPQSRPAPSRRPPGASGPYRPASTGGLTAAGAAVFGLGGTLLGGLVDHLATDRLGVVFGLAFLISSVFVAWKVRAQDWIAAIIAPPIAFAVTVVLVSTLLGDDTQESYLTRVGLDLLTALSFKAGLLWGGTALATVVVLVKRRLADRA